In Alkalihalobacillus sp. TS-13, the following are encoded in one genomic region:
- a CDS encoding GntR family transcriptional regulator, whose amino-acid sequence MNKQQFAYKLLRARILDGTYGPGYRIVIDQIAREIETSAIPIREALRQLESDGLIQFKPYSGAIVTPINENEYLETLSVLAVIEGYATAISGQHFPLDRISDLEEINQSMKQALEELDFVSFGKHNRAFHGLTYEYCENKYLVENIKSTWKRLDSIRRAGSAFLPVRARESVLEHEEIIRLLEQRAEPGKIEAFVREHKLNTVKSFYHQRH is encoded by the coding sequence ATGAATAAGCAACAATTTGCGTATAAGCTGTTGCGTGCTCGTATTCTTGATGGGACATATGGACCTGGATATCGGATTGTGATCGACCAGATAGCTAGGGAAATAGAAACCAGTGCTATTCCAATAAGGGAAGCACTCCGGCAGCTTGAATCGGATGGATTGATCCAATTCAAACCATACAGCGGTGCCATCGTTACGCCTATCAATGAAAACGAATATTTGGAGACGTTATCTGTTCTTGCTGTTATCGAAGGTTATGCAACCGCCATCAGCGGTCAACATTTTCCGCTTGATCGAATTTCTGATCTTGAGGAAATCAATCAATCTATGAAACAAGCTTTGGAGGAACTTGATTTCGTATCTTTCGGGAAGCATAACCGAGCGTTCCATGGACTTACGTACGAGTATTGTGAAAACAAATACCTCGTCGAAAATATCAAATCAACATGGAAACGCCTTGATTCGATCCGGAGGGCAGGCTCTGCATTCTTGCCAGTCCGTGCTAGAGAATCCGTCTTGGAGCACGAAGAGATCATACGCTTACTCGAACAGAGGGCAGAACCAGGAAAGATCGAAGCCTTCGTCCGGGAACACAAAC